TGAAGATGATATTTTAATTACTAATAATGGTCCCGTTAATTTATCAGCAGAGGCGCCTAGAACATCTAAAGACATTGAAGCCTTGATGAAAGAGAAAAGCGCTCTGGATGATTTTGTATTACCTGCATTAGATTAATACGTTAAAAGCATCTGATGATTGGGGTTGGAATGGGTTTGTGAAATTTTAAAATCATAACTCCCTACAATTTTAAACCCTGCTTTTTTATAGAAATTAATGGCTCTATGGTTTTCTATCCATACATATAGCCACATTCCAGATTGGTTGTGTTTTTGTGAAACTGAGACATTAAATTCAAATAATTCTTTCCCTAATTTTAAATTATGAAAAGCTTTCAGTACATAGATACGTTCTAGTTTGGTTACATTTTTAAACGGGATGTTCTTTTCAGAAATGGAATATATTATTTTAGAGTAGCCAATTGGTGTTTCGTTATAGATTAGAATATGAAAAATAGTGTTAGTGTCCAGCAGTTCTGCTTCAAAAACAGATTTAGTGAATTTTAAATTGATATATGAATCTATATCAGCTTTAGAAGCACTCATACCATGAGACTCCAAAAATGTTTGCCTTCCAATTAAGGAGAGTGTTTCGGCATGGTTGGCATTCGCTTTAATAATTTTAATCATTTGGTAAAAAATGTAACTGTTTTATAGGTTATAAAAGTATAATTTTAAAGACAATAAAATTAACTGTATTTTTGAAAGCATGTCCGTTTTATTAATATAAATAAAGTAATAAATACCCATGAAAATATTTTCAGATAAGCAGATTTACGAAGGTGATAAACTCACGGCAAAAAAGCAAAACATTACATCCACCGAACTCATGGAGCGTGCGGGTATACAAATTTTCAATTGGTTGCATTTACGTATGCAAGGCGCTCAAGTACCTATTCACGTGTTTTGTGGCATTGGAAATAACGGCGGTAATGGTTTGGTGGTAGCTCGGCATTTAATTAACCATGGTTACCATGTGAATACCTATGTGGTTAACTTCAGTGATAAGCGAACACGGGATTTTCTGTGTAATTATGACTTAATAAAACAAACCACAAAAAAATGGCCTACGCTTATAGGTCCAGATGATGATTTTCCTGAAATTGGTCCTGATGATATTATCATTGATGCCGTTTTCGGTATTGGATTAAATCGTCCGGCAGACGATTGGGTGGTTAATTTGTTTCAACATTTTAAAGTGTCTAAAGCATTTACGCTATCCGTTGATATTCCTTCCGGAATGAAAACAGATGCTGTTCCAGCTGACGATAATAATGTGGTTTGGGCAAATCACACATTGAGTTTCCAGTCCACAAAACTCGCTTTCTTTTTACCAGACACCGCTAAATTTACGGAACAATGGGAAGTTTTAGATATTGGTTTTGACCGTGAATATTTAATAAAAACCCAAACAGCTGTAGATTTAATAGGTAAGCAGGAAGTATTGCCCATTTATAAACCCCGTGATAAATTTTCGCATAAAGGAACCTTCGGTCATGCACTTATAATTGGTGGAAGTTATGGTAAAATAGGAGCCGCTATTTTAGCTAGCCGCTCGGCTCTATCTATTGGAGCAGGATTGGTAACGGCTTTTGTGCCTAAATGTGGTTATATACCAATTCAGTCTAGTTTTCCAGAAGCCATGATTATTACCGACGAACAGGAGGAGTGGATTAGTAATATTCAATTTACAATTACTCCAACGGTTATTGGTCTAGGTGTTGGTATGGGAACTGAAAAAGCAACTGCTGAAGCTTTACAAGTGTTTCTAACTACCAACAAAACACCTTTAGTTATTGATGCGGATGGTATTAATCTGCTGTCTAAAAACAAAGATTTATTAAAGTTATTGCCACAGAATACGGTCTTAACACCACATCCTAAAGAGTTGGAACGCCTAATTGGTGTGTGGAAAGATGATTTTGATAAACTGAAAAAGGTTAAAGCATTTTCAAAAAAATATCACCTAATTGTTGTGATTAAGGGCGCTTATACTTTAACCGTTTTAGAAGATAAAATATATATTAATTCAACCGGAAACCCAGGATTGGCAACTGCCGGAACTGGTGATGTTTTAACGGGAGTTATTACCGGACTCATTGCACAAGGCTATGATTCTTTGGCTGCGTCTGTGTTTGGAGTATATCTACACGGAAAATCAGCGGATATTGCGGTACAAGGTTTGGGTTATGAAGCAATGACTGCTACACATGTAATTGATACATTAGGTGATGCCTATTTGAATTTGTTTGAACAGCCTGAACCTCCCAAAGTAGAAGCGGAGGAGAAGGAAGGAGAGAAAAAAGAAAAAAAGTCTAAAACCAAATAAAGGATAGACCTTATTTACATGAGCTAATTTATAAGGATTCTTAGTTGTTATGCTTAACAGGTTGCAGAATCTCATATTCTAATTTGTAAGACATTGTTTTAAAGCAGACGGTAAACTTTATTATAAAAAAAGAGTCGCATTTTTTTTGCGACTCTTTAATTTTGAAAGTATTCAGAATTTAGATATTTAATTCTGTTAGTAGTTCTTTTAATTCATCACTTGAAGGTCTTGGCGCATCTGGAGATACCACATTTCCTGCAGGATCAATTAAAATAAAACGTGGAATACCGTTTATTTTATAGGCTTGGATAAATTCAGTTTGCCATCCTTTTGGAGCAAATAACTGAATACCGCCTAATTCTTTATCCGCAACCATGGCTTTCCACGCTTCGTGCGCTTTATCCCATGAACCTTTATGGCTTCTATCATCATCAATAGATAGACTTACAAATTGGATATCTTTTCCGTGGTATTCTTTTTCAATTTCTTTTAAAAATGGAATTTCTGCTTTACAAGGACCACACCACGTTGCCCATACATCAATATATACATACTTTCCAGCTAAATCAGACAACGAGGTTGTTGTACCATCATAGTTTTCATAATCGCTAAACGTTGGGGAAGGCGTGCCTTTTGGAAACTCCTTTTTTAAAGCAATAGCTTGACCAATAAAGGATTTATAAGATTTTAGCATAGGCTCCAAACTCTTATTTGCACTATTGGTAATACTTGTATCTATGGCTTTATTGGAATTATAAAACTCTCCTAATTCTGTTTTAATCTTATCAAGCTCGGTTTCCAACGTTTCCATATCCGAAATTTTACTTAAAGTTTCAAAATCAATTAGCTGTTCTTCTTTTAAAGATTTTTCCGCTAAAAAATTACTGTGTTCAGAACCTGTTCCTGTGTACTTGATACTTTCATCAAACATTTTTGTATCGATTGTCATGTCAATGTCATAACCATTTTTTAAAAATATAGATGTAGATTCGGCACCATCAAAAAGGTTGTATATACCAGCATCAACCTTTAGAGTATCGCTAAAAGT
Above is a window of Bizionia sp. M204 DNA encoding:
- a CDS encoding GNAT family N-acetyltransferase, giving the protein MIKIIKANANHAETLSLIGRQTFLESHGMSASKADIDSYINLKFTKSVFEAELLDTNTIFHILIYNETPIGYSKIIYSISEKNIPFKNVTKLERIYVLKAFHNLKLGKELFEFNVSVSQKHNQSGMWLYVWIENHRAINFYKKAGFKIVGSYDFKISQTHSNPNHQMLLTY
- a CDS encoding TlpA disulfide reductase family protein → MKKTLIFVAALSIFACKEEAPKDYVTFSGKITNKNSDSLLIRTRDYAKTISVNEDGTFSDTLKVDAGIYNLFDGAESTSIFLKNGYDIDMTIDTKMFDESIKYTGTGSEHSNFLAEKSLKEEQLIDFETLSKISDMETLETELDKIKTELGEFYNSNKAIDTSITNSANKSLEPMLKSYKSFIGQAIALKKEFPKGTPSPTFSDYENYDGTTTSLSDLAGKYVYIDVWATWCGPCKAEIPFLKEIEKEYHGKDIQFVSLSIDDDRSHKGSWDKAHEAWKAMVADKELGGIQLFAPKGWQTEFIQAYKINGIPRFILIDPAGNVVSPDAPRPSSDELKELLTELNI
- a CDS encoding NAD(P)H-hydrate dehydratase, which encodes MKIFSDKQIYEGDKLTAKKQNITSTELMERAGIQIFNWLHLRMQGAQVPIHVFCGIGNNGGNGLVVARHLINHGYHVNTYVVNFSDKRTRDFLCNYDLIKQTTKKWPTLIGPDDDFPEIGPDDIIIDAVFGIGLNRPADDWVVNLFQHFKVSKAFTLSVDIPSGMKTDAVPADDNNVVWANHTLSFQSTKLAFFLPDTAKFTEQWEVLDIGFDREYLIKTQTAVDLIGKQEVLPIYKPRDKFSHKGTFGHALIIGGSYGKIGAAILASRSALSIGAGLVTAFVPKCGYIPIQSSFPEAMIITDEQEEWISNIQFTITPTVIGLGVGMGTEKATAEALQVFLTTNKTPLVIDADGINLLSKNKDLLKLLPQNTVLTPHPKELERLIGVWKDDFDKLKKVKAFSKKYHLIVVIKGAYTLTVLEDKIYINSTGNPGLATAGTGDVLTGVITGLIAQGYDSLAASVFGVYLHGKSADIAVQGLGYEAMTATHVIDTLGDAYLNLFEQPEPPKVEAEEKEGEKKEKKSKTK